A DNA window from Streptococcus sp. LPB0220 contains the following coding sequences:
- a CDS encoding aldose 1-epimerase family protein gives MVIALKNDDLEVQCKTFGGELSSIRNKEGLEYLWQGDPEYWSGQAPVLFPICGSVRNGQVQYHLKDGVKTGQLPRHGLIRKREFELKEQTDHRLVFEITSNEESLQNYPYHFRVEIVYELQGKEITITYRVQNLESDQVMPYFIGGHPAFHCPLLADEDYEDYELIFEKEETCSVPLLFTETGLVDRLQRTPFFDHKRSLPLRHELFEKDAIILDQLTSKSVKLISKKSGKGLEFDFADFENLVLWSTNNKGPFIALEPWTGISTSAEEGDFFEDKKGVIQLDPQETRSHQYRITIL, from the coding sequence ATGGTGATTGCATTAAAAAACGATGATCTAGAAGTACAATGTAAGACATTTGGAGGGGAATTGAGCTCCATTCGTAATAAAGAAGGCTTAGAATATCTCTGGCAAGGGGATCCGGAGTATTGGTCGGGACAAGCGCCTGTTTTGTTTCCAATTTGCGGAAGCGTTCGTAATGGCCAAGTACAGTATCATCTAAAAGATGGAGTGAAGACAGGTCAGCTGCCAAGACACGGTCTCATTAGGAAGAGAGAGTTTGAACTTAAAGAACAAACAGACCATCGTCTTGTCTTTGAAATCACCTCTAACGAAGAGAGCCTGCAAAATTATCCCTACCATTTTCGAGTTGAAATCGTTTATGAACTACAAGGGAAAGAAATCACCATCACCTATCGTGTACAAAATCTAGAGTCTGATCAAGTCATGCCTTATTTCATTGGAGGGCATCCAGCTTTTCATTGTCCCCTTTTAGCAGATGAAGACTATGAAGACTACGAGTTGATTTTTGAAAAAGAAGAAACCTGCAGCGTCCCTCTCTTGTTCACAGAAACTGGATTGGTCGATCGCCTGCAGCGGACGCCATTTTTCGATCATAAGCGTAGCCTACCTTTGCGACATGAACTATTTGAAAAAGATGCCATTATTTTAGATCAGTTAACCTCTAAATCTGTGAAGCTTATCTCGAAAAAATCAGGTAAAGGTTTGGAATTTGATTTTGCAGATTTTGAAAATCTGGTCCTTTGGTCTACCAATAACAAGGGCCCCTTCATTGCCTTAGAGCCTTGGACAGGTATTTCCACATCTGCAGAAGAGGGCGATTTCTTCGAAGACAAAAAAGGTGTGATCCAGTTGGACCCTCAAGAGACACGGAGTCATCAGTACCGTATCACCATTTTGTAA
- a CDS encoding GIY-YIG nuclease family protein — protein METKAYMYVLECADGSLYTGYTTDVEKRLKTHNAGKGAKYTRARLAVKLLYKESYPDKPSAMSAEALFKKKSRQAKLNYIKKNRRTP, from the coding sequence ATGGAAACTAAGGCTTACATGTATGTTTTAGAGTGTGCGGATGGCTCTCTCTACACTGGCTATACCACGGATGTCGAAAAACGCCTGAAGACTCACAATGCTGGAAAAGGGGCCAAATACACACGGGCTCGCCTCGCCGTTAAACTTCTTTACAAAGAATCCTATCCAGATAAACCCTCTGCGATGTCTGCCGAAGCTCTCTTTAAAAAGAAATCGCGCCAGGCAAAACTAAACTATATCAAAAAGAACCGTCGGACTCCATAG
- a CDS encoding tRNA1(Val) (adenine(37)-N6)-methyltransferase encodes MTDIELKDGERVNQLFSSDVKIIQNREVFSYSVDSVLLSRFPKLPKRGLIVDLCAGNGAVGLFASTRTEAQIIGVEIQERLADMATRSIALNGLNQQMSMITDDLKHLPQHIKGSKVDIILCNPPYFKVDEHSNLNESEHYLLARHEITTNLDEICHVAQRVLKSNGRLAMVHRPDRFLDIIETMKRYNLAPKRIQFVYPKVTKEANMLLIEAIKDGSLDGLKILPPLFIHNEDGSYTDEIHEIYYGN; translated from the coding sequence ATGACAGATATCGAATTAAAAGACGGCGAGCGCGTCAATCAACTTTTTTCAAGTGATGTGAAAATTATACAAAATCGGGAAGTCTTTAGTTATTCCGTGGATAGCGTCCTCCTCTCGCGCTTTCCAAAATTGCCCAAGCGGGGCTTGATCGTAGATCTCTGCGCTGGAAATGGGGCCGTGGGACTTTTTGCGAGTACTCGTACAGAGGCCCAGATCATTGGTGTCGAAATACAGGAACGTCTAGCGGATATGGCAACCCGCTCCATTGCTCTCAATGGCTTGAACCAGCAAATGTCCATGATCACCGATGATCTCAAGCATTTGCCTCAACATATCAAGGGGAGTAAGGTGGATATCATCCTCTGCAATCCTCCTTATTTCAAGGTGGATGAGCATTCCAATCTCAATGAGAGTGAACACTACCTCTTAGCTCGACATGAAATTACCACCAACTTAGATGAGATTTGCCATGTGGCCCAGCGGGTTCTCAAATCAAATGGTCGCTTAGCAATGGTCCATCGTCCAGATCGCTTTTTAGATATCATCGAAACCATGAAACGATACAATCTTGCACCTAAGCGGATCCAGTTTGTCTACCCCAAAGTGACTAAAGAGGCGAATATGTTATTGATTGAGGCGATCAAGGATGGCTCACTGGATGGTTTAAAAATTCTTCCTCCTCTCTTTATTCACAATGAAGATGGCAGCTATACAGACGAGATTCATGAGATCTACTATGGAAACTAA
- a CDS encoding DEAD/DEAH box helicase, with the protein MKFNEFNLSAELLAEIEKAGFVEASPIQEQTIPLALEGKDVIGQAQTGTGKTAAFGLPTLEKIDVDNTVIQALVIAPTRELAVQSQEELFRFGRSKGVKVRSVYGGSSIEKQIKALKSGAHIVVGTPGRLLDLIKRKALKLDHIETLILDEADEMLNMGFLEDIEAIISRVPETRQTLLFSATMPEAIKRIGVQFMKEPEHVKIAAKELTTDLVDQYYIRVKEGEKFDTMTRLMDVEQPELAIVFGRTKRRVDELTRGLKIRGFRAEGIHGDLDQNKRLRVLRDFKNGNLDVLVATDVAARGLDISGVTHVYNYDIPQDPESYVHRIGRTGRAGKTGQSITFVSPNEMGYLQIIENLTKKRMKGMKPATAAEAFQAKKQVALKKIERDFEDEKIRTNFEKFGKDARKLAAEFTPEELAMYILSLTVQDPDSLPEVEIAREKPLPFKPSGGGVGGKGKGGRGNGRRGDQRRDRNRRDDREGGRRDFKRKSNKNSRDFEGKGNKRPHRTSSEKKNGFVIRNKGDK; encoded by the coding sequence TTGAAATTCAACGAATTTAACTTATCTGCTGAATTATTAGCAGAAATCGAAAAAGCTGGCTTTGTAGAAGCAAGCCCCATCCAAGAACAAACCATTCCTTTGGCCCTTGAAGGAAAAGATGTCATTGGTCAAGCGCAAACAGGGACCGGTAAAACGGCTGCTTTTGGTCTTCCAACTTTGGAGAAGATTGATGTCGATAACACAGTAATCCAAGCCCTTGTTATTGCTCCGACGCGTGAGTTGGCGGTTCAAAGTCAGGAAGAACTCTTCCGCTTTGGACGCAGTAAGGGTGTCAAAGTTCGCTCTGTCTATGGTGGATCAAGCATTGAAAAGCAAATTAAAGCTTTGAAGTCAGGTGCTCACATCGTTGTGGGAACACCTGGACGTTTGCTAGATTTGATCAAGCGCAAGGCCTTGAAACTCGATCATATTGAAACCTTGATCCTGGATGAAGCAGATGAAATGCTCAATATGGGCTTCTTGGAAGATATCGAAGCCATCATTAGCCGTGTTCCGGAAACACGCCAAACCTTGCTCTTTTCAGCAACGATGCCAGAAGCCATCAAACGCATTGGTGTTCAGTTTATGAAAGAACCCGAACACGTTAAGATCGCAGCCAAAGAATTGACCACCGACTTGGTCGATCAATACTATATTCGTGTCAAAGAAGGCGAAAAGTTTGATACCATGACTCGATTGATGGATGTCGAGCAACCGGAGCTTGCCATTGTCTTTGGTCGGACTAAACGCCGGGTCGATGAATTGACGCGTGGCTTGAAGATCCGTGGTTTCCGAGCAGAAGGGATTCACGGAGATTTGGATCAAAACAAACGTCTCCGTGTCCTTCGTGACTTTAAAAATGGGAACTTGGACGTCTTGGTGGCAACGGACGTTGCGGCACGTGGTTTGGACATTTCAGGTGTGACCCATGTCTACAACTACGATATTCCACAAGATCCAGAAAGCTATGTTCACCGGATCGGACGGACAGGTCGTGCTGGGAAAACAGGGCAATCCATTACCTTTGTTTCGCCAAATGAAATGGGCTATTTGCAAATCATTGAGAACTTGACTAAAAAGCGGATGAAGGGAATGAAACCTGCAACAGCAGCAGAAGCCTTCCAAGCGAAAAAACAAGTAGCGCTGAAGAAAATTGAGCGAGATTTTGAAGATGAAAAAATCCGGACCAACTTTGAGAAGTTTGGTAAGGATGCTCGCAAATTGGCTGCAGAATTCACTCCTGAAGAATTGGCTATGTATATCTTGAGCTTGACCGTTCAAGATCCAGATAGTCTTCCAGAAGTTGAAATTGCGCGTGAAAAACCATTGCCATTTAAACCATCCGGTGGTGGCGTTGGTGGAAAAGGCAAAGGTGGCCGTGGAAATGGCCGTCGTGGAGACCAACGCCGTGATCGAAATCGCAGAGATGACCGTGAAGGTGGACGACGTGATTTCAAACGCAAGTCCAATAAAAACAGCCGGGACTTTGAAGGCAAAGGCAACAAACGTCCTCATCGTACGTCAAGTGAAAAGAAAAATGGATTTGTCATCCGCAATAAAGGGGATAAATAA
- a CDS encoding PH domain-containing protein: protein MGLLSGLMGNASQKNVDKVERDLEDILVPGEQVTLAFSLIRDLIVFTEFRLILVDKQGVTGKKTSYKSLPYRSISRFSVETSGHFDLDAELKIWVSSAVEPSEVLQFKSDSSVIEIQQALASAVFK, encoded by the coding sequence ATGGGATTATTAAGTGGTTTGATGGGCAATGCCTCTCAAAAAAATGTCGATAAAGTAGAAAGAGATCTGGAAGATATCTTGGTGCCGGGAGAGCAAGTGACACTTGCTTTTAGCTTGATTCGTGATTTAATCGTCTTTACAGAGTTTCGTTTGATCTTGGTGGATAAGCAAGGAGTAACAGGAAAGAAAACTTCCTACAAATCCCTTCCTTATCGCTCTATCTCTCGTTTTTCAGTGGAAACTTCTGGTCATTTTGATTTGGATGCCGAATTAAAAATCTGGGTCTCTTCTGCAGTCGAGCCTTCAGAAGTTTTACAATTCAAGAGTGACAGCAGCGTCATTGAAATCCAGCAAGCATTAGCCAGTGCAGTTTTTAAATAA
- a CDS encoding magnesium transporter CorA family protein, with protein sequence MFIEKQLGQDRKWINIDSDMIAENSYLYKKYEIDKETIEYAMDKNERAHMDYNRENGTITFIYNVLDLEKDKEYYETIPMTFIVQDTRLVTISNQDNAYIIEQMVRYLESHGELSIYKLLFAGLEMISNAYYPIIDRLDKHKDELNRLLRKTTTTKNLYALSDLETGMVYLVAAAKQNRMLLEHIKAHAIYRRMNDVEKEQFDDAMIEARQLASMTELISNVLQQLSGSYNNILNNNLNDNLTTLTIFEALLAVLAVITGFFGMNIPLPMTKDPNAWIYVSVCSFILWLILAKVMRWIVKQR encoded by the coding sequence ATGTTTATCGAAAAACAATTGGGTCAAGATCGGAAATGGATCAATATCGACTCGGATATGATTGCTGAAAACTCATATCTTTATAAAAAATACGAGATTGACAAAGAAACCATTGAGTACGCGATGGATAAGAACGAACGTGCCCATATGGATTATAATCGAGAAAACGGTACGATCACATTTATCTACAATGTATTGGATTTAGAAAAGGACAAGGAATACTACGAAACCATCCCTATGACCTTTATCGTTCAAGATACGCGACTCGTGACCATCAGTAACCAGGACAATGCCTATATCATTGAACAAATGGTTCGCTATTTGGAAAGCCATGGGGAGTTGTCGATCTATAAGTTGCTTTTTGCAGGTCTTGAAATGATCAGTAATGCTTATTATCCGATTATTGATCGCTTAGATAAGCACAAGGATGAACTCAATCGTTTGCTTCGAAAGACAACGACGACCAAGAATCTTTATGCCCTGTCTGACCTTGAGACCGGTATGGTCTATCTGGTCGCAGCAGCCAAGCAAAATCGGATGTTGCTAGAACATATTAAAGCGCATGCCATTTATCGCAGGATGAATGATGTTGAAAAAGAGCAGTTTGATGATGCCATGATCGAAGCGCGTCAGTTGGCTTCGATGACTGAGTTGATTTCCAATGTCTTGCAACAGTTGTCAGGATCTTACAACAATATCCTAAACAACAACTTGAATGACAACTTGACAACCCTAACCATCTTTGAAGCCTTGTTGGCGGTTTTAGCCGTTATCACCGGTTTCTTTGGAATGAATATCCCTCTTCCTATGACAAAGGATCCCAATGCTTGGATTTATGTATCCGTATGTAGCTTTATATTATGGCTCATTTTGGCAAAGGTTATGCGGTGGATTGTGAAACAAAGATAA